The Electrophorus electricus isolate fEleEle1 chromosome 19, fEleEle1.pri, whole genome shotgun sequence genome has a segment encoding these proteins:
- the LOC113582944 gene encoding 5-beta-cholestane-3-alpha,7-alpha-diol 12-alpha-hydroxylase yields MSFLFQILLALFTSLLGGLYLLGAFRRRRPGEPPLDKGPLPWLGHVLEFRRDTAKFLERMKHKHGDIFTVQLGGFYYTFLTDPHSFGSVVKEARAKLDFNKFARHLVQRVFGYHPTEEEHKLIQASSNKHLMGDGLVLITQAMMTNLQNLMLHNMGAGDYEKPWQEAELFNYSYNIVFRAGYLSLFGNENVKTSGSLDKAKKIDRTHSDELFVEFRKYDQLFPNLAYGVLGPSSKREAERLKKLFWKILSVQKVKSRQNISDWVNESQQERAELGMEDFMLDRHMLLLLWASQGNTGPASFWLLLFLMKHPDAMEAVRGEVEEVLRETGQEVKRGGPLINLTRDMLQRTPILDSAVEETLRMTAAPVLTRAVLEDMTLNMANGQQYNIRMGDRVSLFPYTTVQMDPEIHTDPHTFKYDRFLTPEGGKKTDFYKGGKKVKYYTMPWGAGVSMCPGRFFATNELKQFVFLMITYFDFELKNPEEEIPDIDIKRWGFGTMQPTKDMQFRYRLRF; encoded by the coding sequence ATGAGCTTTCTGTTTCAAATCTTGCTTGCTCTTTTTACCTCTCTGCTGGGGGGCCTCTATCTCCTGGGAGCTTTCCGTCGGAGGAGGCCAGGGGAACCCCCACTGGATAAAGGCCCTCTGCCCTGGCTGGGACACGTGTTGGAGTTCAGGAGAGACACAGCAAAGTTTCTGGAGAGGATGAAACACAAGCACGGGGATATTTTCACAGTGCAGCTGGGAGGATTTTATTACACATTCCTGACAGATCCTCACTCATTTGGGTCAGTGGTCAAAGAGGCACGAGCAAAACTAGACTTCAATAAGTTTGCAAGACATCTGGTTCAGCGCGTGTTCGGATACCATCCCACAGAAGAAGAACACAAGTTAATTCAGGCATCCAGCAATAAGCATCTGATGGGTGACGGGTTGGTTCTGATCACTCAGGCCATGATGACCAATCTCCAGAACCTGATGCTCCATAACATGGGTGCTGGGGATTATGAGAAACCCTGGCAGGAGGCAGAGCTCTTCAACTACAGCTACAACATTGTTTTTCGCGCTGGTTACCTGTCCTTGTTTGGAAATGAGAATGTCAAAACCTCAGGAAGTTTGGACAAAGCCAAGAAAATTGACCGGACTCACTCAGATGAGCTCTTTGTTGAGTTTCGCAAATATGACCAGCTCTTCCCCAACCTGGCATACGGCGTGCTGGGGCCAAGCAGTAAGAGGGAGGCTGAGAGGCTGAAAAAGCTATTCTGGAAAATTCTGTCAGTGCAGAAGGTGAAGtccagacagaacatcagtgacTGGGTGAATGAGTCGCAGCAGGAGAGGGCTGAACTCGGAATGGAGGACTTCATGCTGGACCGACACATGCTCCTTCTCCTGTGGGCGTCCCAGGGTAACACAGGCCCTGCCTCTTTCTGGCTACTCCTGTTCCTCATGAAGCACCCTGACGCTATGGAGGCcgtgagaggagaggtggaggaggttcTCCGTGAAACAGGACAGGAGGTGAAGCGTGGTGGGCCGCTGATTAACCTGACCAGGGACATGCTGCAGAGAACCCCCATTCTGGACAGTGCGGTGGAGGAGACCCTCCGCATGACAGCTGCCCCTGTGCTCACCAGAGCCGTCCTGGAAGACATGACCCTGAACATGGCCAACGGACAGCAGTACAACATCCGCATGGGTGACAGAGTGTCACTGTTTCCCTACACCACAGTTCAGATGGACCCAGAGATACACACTGACCCACACACCTTCAAGTATGACCGCTTCCTTACTCCAGAGGGGGGCAAAAAGACTGATTTCTATAAAGGTGGGAAGAAGGTCAAGTATTACACCATGCCCTGGGGTGCTGGTGTCAGCATGTGCCCTGGAAGGTTCTTTGCTACGAATGAGCTGAAACAGTTTGTTTTCCTTATGATTACATACTTTGACTTTGAGCTTAAAAACCCAGAGGAGGAGATTCCAGATATAGATATTAAGAGATGGGGGTTTGGAACCATGCAGCCAACCAAGGACATGCAGTTCAGATACAGGCTTAGATTTTAG
- the higd1a gene encoding HIG1 domain family member 1A, mitochondrial, which yields MSAVEYDDNEESKFLKKAKENPFVPVGMAGFFAIVAYRLMKLKQRGDTKMSVHLIHMRVAAQGFVVGAMTMGVIYSMYKDYVLKPAEAQKALEHKALEHK from the exons ATGTCAGCTGTAGAATATGACGACAATGAGGAGTCCAAGTTCCTCAAGAAAGCCAAGGAGAATCCGTTCGTCCCTGTTG GAATGGCGGGATTCTTTGCGATTGTGGCATACAGACTCATGAAGCTGAAACAAAGGGGTGATACAAAGATGTCTGTCCATCTGATCCACATGCGTGTGGCAGCGCAGGGCTTCGTGGTGGGGGCCATGACCATGG GGGTGATCTACTCCATGTACAAAGATTACGTTCTGAAGCCAGCAGAGGCTCAGAAAGCACTGGAGCACAAAGCCTTGGAGCATAAGTGA
- the LOC113582945 gene encoding C-C chemokine receptor type 5 yields the protein MDVLHPASFNDSYDYSYEDYYNMESEKEYRPCEKHEVRTFSQAFLPAFFSITCVLSFISNLTLITIFIKSKSLRKVFPLNMVTADLLFTLTLPFWAVYAHGEWIFGPHMCKAVTVFYMVGLFSSNLFVGCLTLQKYVCVARVCVGRLSACRKNTLACAAVWLLSILAATPHLSFVEAHEFQGQRICSYNFMHTHGWRIYMRFQMIILGFCGPFLILLFSSCAIFRIMARRTSLPKRSRTLKLVMGFTILFFALWFPYSVVNLLHALQELHIISECVISLHLDLAIQSTECIAFTHVCLNPLAYLLLNQKIWRKLQGKYTTSNYLISVSDSSDDGFSQKDTLELKGLQRFSSPDLDSSCTEQQGHVLPHIT from the coding sequence ATGGACGTCCTTCATCCTGCATCTTTCAATGATTCCTATGATTACAGCTATGAGGACTATTACAACATGGAATCAGAAAAGGAATACAGACCCTGCGAGAAGCATGAAGTCAGAACATTCAGCCAAGCATTCCTGCCAGCTTTCTTCTCCATTACATGTGTACTCAGCTTCATAAGTAATTTAACTTTAATCACTATTTTCATCAAGAGTAAGTCTCTGCGGAAAGTGTTTCCCCTCAACATGGTCACCGCAGATCTTCTGTTTACGTTAACTCTTCCCTTCTGGGCTGTTTATGCACACGGGGAGTGGATCTTCGGGCCCCACATGTGCAAGGCTGTCACAGTGTTCTACATGGTGGGCTTGTTCAGCAGCAACCTGTTTGTCGGATGTCTGACCCTGCagaagtatgtatgtgtagctcgcgtgtgtgtgggacGACTGAGTGCATGCAGGAAGAACACGCTGGCATGTGCTGCCGTCTGGCTCCTGTCAATTTTAGCTGCCACACCACATCTCAGCTTTGTGGAGGCTCATGAGTTCCAGGGGCAGAGGATCTGCAGCTATaacttcatgcacacacacggctgGAGGATCTACATGAGGTTTCAAATGATCATCCTTGGATTCTGCGGACCCTTCCTGATCTTATTGTTCTCCTCCTGTGCTATTTTCCGCATCATGGCCAGGAGGACTTCACTTCCCAAAAGATCCAGGACCCTGAAATTGGTAATGGGATTTACAATCTTGTTTTTTGCCCTCTGGTTCCCTTACAGTGTGGTGAACTTACTGCATGCTTTGCAAGAGCTTCATATCATATCTGAGTGTGTGATAAGCCTGCACCTGGACCTGGCCATTCAGAGCACAGAATGTATTGCGTTCACACACGTTTGTCTGAATCCTTTGGCTTATCTCCTTCTGAACCAGAAGATCTGGAGGAAATTACAAGGGAAATATACAACCTCCAACTATTTGATTAGTGTTTCTGATAGCAGTGACGACGGGTTCAGTCAGAAGGACACACTCGAGCTTAAAGGACTGCAGAGGTTCTCCAGCCCTGACTTAGATAGCTCCTGCACCGAACAACAAGGTCACGTCTTACCACACATTACATAG